One genomic segment of Panicum virgatum strain AP13 chromosome 2N, P.virgatum_v5, whole genome shotgun sequence includes these proteins:
- the LOC120661815 gene encoding uncharacterized protein LOC120661815 isoform X1: MNPDTKSILDEIQKQFAEQTALLDKRFNEAATGWDQKFAEFETQKDERISKIESIAASLDEWRPSIDGLVDDLKLEVGKLTKHWGRSVREREVGHTGLLSQFELAPARLPAGDPASRPNGHHVADIHRADGYGVVTTLTPLPVKDQACSW; this comes from the exons ATGAATCCCGACACCAAGTCGATCCTCGACGAGATCCAAAAGCAATTCGCCGAACAAACCGCTCTCCTGGACAAGCGCTTCAATGAAGCCGCCACCGGTTGGGACCAGAAGTTCGCCGAGTTCGAGACCCAGAAGGATGAGCGCATCTCCAAAATCGAGTCCATCGCCGCCTCCCTGGATGAATGGCGGCCGAGTATCGACGGCCTGGTTGACGATCTCAAGTTGGAGGTCGGCAAACTCACCAAGCACTGGGGCCGCTCCGTCCGCGAGCGCGAGGTCGGCCACACTGGCCTTCTTTCCCAGTTCGAGCTGGCGCCGGCGCGCCTTCCTGCCGGAGATCCTGCCAGCCGGCCCAATGGGCACCACGTCGCAGACATTCACCGGGCGGATGGGTACGGGGTTGTCACCACCCTCACCCCTCTCCCGGTCAAGG ATCAGGCTTGCTCCTGGTGA
- the LOC120661815 gene encoding uncharacterized protein LOC120661815 isoform X2 encodes MNPDTKSILDEIQKQFAEQTALLDKRFNEAATGWDQKFAEFETQKDERISKIESIAASLDEWRPSIDGLVDDLKLEVGKLTKHWGRSVREREVGHTGLLSQFELAPARLPAGDPASRPNGHHVADIHRADGYGVVTTLTPLPVKDT; translated from the exons ATGAATCCCGACACCAAGTCGATCCTCGACGAGATCCAAAAGCAATTCGCCGAACAAACCGCTCTCCTGGACAAGCGCTTCAATGAAGCCGCCACCGGTTGGGACCAGAAGTTCGCCGAGTTCGAGACCCAGAAGGATGAGCGCATCTCCAAAATCGAGTCCATCGCCGCCTCCCTGGATGAATGGCGGCCGAGTATCGACGGCCTGGTTGACGATCTCAAGTTGGAGGTCGGCAAACTCACCAAGCACTGGGGCCGCTCCGTCCGCGAGCGCGAGGTCGGCCACACTGGCCTTCTTTCCCAGTTCGAGCTGGCGCCGGCGCGCCTTCCTGCCGGAGATCCTGCCAGCCGGCCCAATGGGCACCACGTCGCAGACATTCACCGGGCGGATGGGTACGGGGTTGTCACCACCCTCACCCCTCTCCCGGTCAAGG atacctga